The following coding sequences are from one Triticum dicoccoides isolate Atlit2015 ecotype Zavitan chromosome 4A, WEW_v2.0, whole genome shotgun sequence window:
- the LOC119286089 gene encoding RHOMBOID-like protein 1, which translates to MFVNDCPNRSAGNCSAGFLGRFAFQPLKENPLLGPSSTTLLKMGALDVSKVVQGRQGWRLITCIWLHAGVVHLLINVLCLLFIGIRLEQEFGFVRIGLVYLISGFGGSLMSALFIRASISVGASGALFGLIGSMLSELITNWSLYANKVAALLTLVLVIVVNLALGILPRVDNFAHIGGLISGFLLGFVVFIRPQFAWINQRRVAPGPQAAPAERKHKTYQYILWIVAAVLLIVGFTVAIVLLFRGYNANDHCSWCHYLSCVPTKKWKCNSSPTTCTAMLQGNTLNLTCEGKGIYRSYIVAEATQDKIDQLCNQLCS; encoded by the exons ATGTTCGTTAACGACTGCCCCAACCGCAGCGCCGGCAACTGCTCCGCGGGCTTCCTCGGCCGATTCGCCTTCCAGCCGCTCAAGGAGAACCCGCTCCTCGGCCCATCCTCCACCAC ATTGCTGAAGATGGGAGCTCTAGATGTATCTAAAGTTGTGCAAGGTCGCCAGGGATGGCGTCTGATTACGTGTATCTGGCTCCATGCCGGGGTTGTTCATTTACTCatcaacgtgctttgccttctattTATTGGTATTCGACTTGAACAAGAATTTGGGTTTG TGAGGATTGGTCTTGTTTATCTCATTTCTGGTTTTGGTGGGAGCTTGATGTCTGCTCTCTTCATCCGAGCAAGTATTTCCGTTGGTGCTTCTGGTGCTTTGTTTGGACTGATTGGGTCGATGCTTTCTGAACTCATCACAAATTGGTCACTCTATGCAAATAAG GTGGCAGCATTACTAACCCTGGTACTTGTAATCGTGGTGAACTTGGCCCTTGGGATACTCCCCAGAGTAGATAACTTTGCTCATATTGGGGGTCTTATATCTGGGTTCCTTCTTGGATTTGTTGTCTTCATTCGACCACAATTTGCGTGGATTAACCAGAGAAGAGTAGCACCTGGaccacaagctgctcctgctgaacGCAAGCACAAGACGTATCAATATATATTGTGGATAGTTGCTGCTGTTCTGTTGATTGTCGG GTTCACAGTGGCTATAGTTCTGCTTTTCCGGGGATATAATGCGAACGATCACTGTTCTTGGTGCCATTATCTCAGTTGTGTTCCTACTAAAAAATGGAAGTGCAACTCGTCACCGACAACATGCACG GCAATGCTACAGGGAAATACCTTGAACTTGACATGTGAAGGCAAAGGGATATACCGGAGCTACATTGTGGCCGAAGCTACGCAAGATAAGATAGACCAGCTCTGCAACCAGCTTTGCAGTTAG